A stretch of the Staphylococcus sp. NRL 16/872 genome encodes the following:
- a CDS encoding 6-phospho-beta-glucosidase: MSKLPKDFLWGGALAANQFEGGYDQGGKGLSVIDVMTAGAHGKAREITQDVEPGKYYPNHVGIDFYNRYKDDVKLFSEMGLKCLRTSIAWTRIFPNGDETEPNEEGLKFYDDLFDELLKYDIQPVITLSHFEMPLHLAREYGGFRNRKVADFFAHFAETVFKHYKDKVKYWMTFNEINNQMDINNPIFLWTNSGVSLSEDDHREEVLYQVAHNELIASAKAVKIGKEINPEFEIGAMISHVPIYPYSCNPQDIMESEVASRMRFFFPDVQARGYYPGYAKKMFEREGFNIGWQDGDDEILHEGKVDYIGFSYYMSTVVKHDNEASVEDNIVNGGLPNSVDNPYIKKSDWGWAIDPVGLRYTLNALYNRYQIPLFIVENGFGAVDEFDEHGNIHDDYRIEYLREHIEATIDAVDKDGVELMGYTPWGIIDIVSFTTGEMKKRYGLIHVDRDNEGNGSLKRTKKDSFDWYRKVIESNGEEL, from the coding sequence ATGTCTAAATTACCAAAAGATTTTCTATGGGGTGGCGCTTTAGCAGCAAACCAATTTGAAGGTGGTTATGATCAAGGTGGTAAAGGTTTAAGTGTTATTGATGTGATGACGGCAGGTGCCCATGGTAAGGCACGTGAAATTACGCAAGACGTGGAACCTGGTAAATATTATCCTAACCACGTAGGAATTGATTTCTATAATCGTTATAAAGACGATGTGAAACTATTTAGCGAAATGGGCTTAAAATGTTTAAGAACATCAATTGCTTGGACACGCATTTTCCCAAATGGCGATGAAACTGAACCGAATGAAGAAGGTTTAAAATTCTATGATGACTTATTTGATGAATTATTAAAATATGATATTCAACCTGTTATTACACTTTCACATTTTGAAATGCCGTTACATTTAGCTCGCGAATATGGTGGTTTTAGAAATCGTAAAGTAGCAGACTTCTTTGCCCATTTTGCAGAAACTGTATTTAAACATTACAAAGATAAAGTGAAATATTGGATGACATTTAATGAAATTAATAACCAAATGGATATTAATAACCCTATCTTCTTATGGACTAATTCAGGTGTGTCCCTATCTGAAGATGATCATCGAGAAGAAGTGTTATACCAAGTAGCGCATAATGAATTAATTGCTAGTGCTAAAGCGGTTAAAATTGGGAAAGAAATTAATCCAGAATTTGAAATCGGGGCTATGATTTCTCACGTGCCAATCTATCCATATAGCTGTAATCCTCAAGATATTATGGAGTCTGAAGTAGCGAGTCGTATGCGTTTCTTCTTCCCGGATGTCCAAGCGCGTGGTTATTACCCAGGTTATGCTAAGAAGATGTTTGAACGTGAAGGCTTCAACATTGGCTGGCAAGATGGCGATGATGAAATTTTACATGAGGGTAAAGTGGATTACATCGGTTTCAGTTATTATATGTCTACCGTCGTTAAACATGATAACGAAGCAAGTGTTGAAGATAATATCGTTAATGGTGGTTTACCAAATTCAGTCGACAATCCTTATATTAAGAAGAGTGATTGGGGTTGGGCAATTGACCCAGTTGGTTTACGTTATACATTGAATGCTTTATATAATCGTTATCAAATTCCTTTATTTATTGTTGAAAATGGATTTGGAGCAGTAGATGAGTTTGATGAGCATGGCAACATCCATGATGATTACCGTATCGAGTATTTACGTGAACATATTGAAGCAACCATTGATGCCGTAGATAAAGATGGCGTTGAATTAATGGGTTACACACCATGGGGTATTATTGATATTGTGTCATTCACAACTGGTGAAATGAAAAAACGTTATGGTTTAATTCATGTTGATCGTGACAATGAAGGTAATGGCTCATTAAAACGTACGAAGAAAGATTCATTTGACTGGTATCGTAAAGTTATTGAGTCAAATGGCGAAGAATTATAA
- a CDS encoding methyltransferase domain-containing protein, which produces MPKDIFSNQFWEEAWKNDENTQDKRMKRAGLGDPHAPEFEKWAENFNKNSFTEESQKRTKRIMDWVEKQTDSFSNLSILDVGAASGVFSIPFAKKGAKVTSLEPSPILHDMLKDNAQHYGVEVATVNQSFEDMSVENIGNHDLVFASMCPAVTTWKTIEKAIDIAQKYVYVSLIAGPKENSIVDEVVAFLGIESQEMTADMYYLLQLLYFNDYTYETLIERHTQHNDKSIDDVMQQLPNWLKEVEVELDEQQFASVEQYLRDKYGDNVPVVTGGKFGKVLIHV; this is translated from the coding sequence ATGCCAAAAGATATTTTTAGCAACCAATTCTGGGAAGAAGCTTGGAAGAATGATGAAAACACTCAAGATAAAAGAATGAAACGTGCAGGTTTAGGGGATCCGCATGCACCTGAATTTGAAAAGTGGGCTGAAAACTTTAATAAAAATTCATTTACTGAAGAAAGCCAGAAACGTACCAAACGTATTATGGACTGGGTCGAGAAACAAACAGATTCATTTAGTAATTTAAGTATATTAGATGTAGGCGCGGCATCTGGCGTGTTTAGTATTCCATTTGCAAAAAAAGGCGCTAAAGTTACAAGCTTAGAACCATCGCCTATATTACATGATATGTTGAAAGATAATGCACAACACTACGGTGTAGAAGTAGCAACGGTAAATCAATCATTTGAGGATATGAGTGTAGAAAACATAGGCAATCATGACTTAGTATTTGCCTCAATGTGCCCAGCAGTAACGACGTGGAAAACGATTGAGAAAGCAATCGATATTGCTCAGAAATATGTTTATGTAAGTTTAATCGCAGGACCTAAAGAGAATTCTATCGTTGATGAAGTTGTAGCATTTTTAGGAATAGAAAGTCAGGAAATGACTGCAGATATGTATTACTTACTTCAATTACTGTATTTCAATGATTATACGTATGAAACATTAATTGAACGTCATACACAACATAATGACAAATCGATTGATGACGTTATGCAGCAATTGCCAAACTGGTTAAAAGAGGTTGAAGTTGAACTAGATGAACAACAATTTGCAAGTGTTGAACAATATTTACGAGATAAATATGGCGATAACGTACCTGTCGTAACTGGAGGTAAATTTGGAAAAGTATTAATTCATGTGTAG
- a CDS encoding PadR family transcriptional regulator, which produces MFRRHMQDMRQGMQRFEQFDGGKGPRGFEGFGGFGGRRGGGRDRFFKKGNLQFVILKMLEEESRHGYQIIKDLEERFKGFYSPSPGSVYPILQMLEDREFVSISKEGNKKIYTITDEGKQFLEENVDQNEFTQRLEKFKNVDFEQMKASREQLQEVFHGFMKASQSAMQDEEKKKELDALIEETKEKLEKIYK; this is translated from the coding sequence ATGTTTAGAAGACATATGCAAGATATGAGACAAGGTATGCAACGATTTGAACAATTTGATGGAGGTAAAGGACCTAGAGGTTTTGAAGGATTTGGTGGTTTCGGTGGACGCCGTGGTGGCGGACGTGACAGATTCTTCAAAAAAGGAAATTTACAATTTGTTATTTTAAAAATGTTAGAAGAAGAATCACGCCATGGTTATCAAATTATTAAAGATTTAGAAGAACGTTTTAAAGGGTTTTATTCACCAAGTCCAGGTTCAGTTTATCCAATTCTACAAATGTTAGAAGACAGAGAATTTGTATCAATTTCAAAAGAAGGTAACAAAAAAATCTATACTATTACAGATGAAGGTAAACAATTTTTAGAAGAGAATGTTGACCAAAACGAATTTACACAACGCTTAGAAAAATTCAAAAATGTAGATTTCGAACAAATGAAAGCATCTCGTGAGCAATTACAAGAAGTCTTCCATGGCTTTATGAAGGCTAGCCAAAGTGCAATGCAAGATGAAGAAAAGAAAAAAGAATTAGATGCATTAATTGAAGAAACTAAAGAAAAATTAGAAAAAATTTATAAATAA
- a CDS encoding fructose bisphosphate aldolase: protein MNKEQLEKVSKGKGFIAALDQSGGSTPKALKEYGVNEDQYSNDDEMFQLVHDMRTRVVTSPSFSADKILGAILFEQTMDREVEGKYTGDYLTDKGVVPFLKVDKGLAEQQNGVQLMKPINDLDETLDRAVERHIFGTKMRSNILELNEQGIKDVVEQQFEIAEKIIAKGLVPIIEPEVNINAKDKAQIEEVLKEELKKGLDALNEDQLVMLKLTIPTKANLYKELADHPNVVRVVVLSGGYSRDEANKLLKDNDELIASFSRALASDLRASQSQEEFDKALGEAVDSIYDASVNKN from the coding sequence ATGAACAAAGAACAATTAGAAAAAGTATCTAAAGGAAAAGGGTTTATCGCGGCGCTAGACCAAAGTGGCGGTAGTACTCCTAAAGCTTTAAAAGAATATGGTGTCAATGAAGATCAATACAGCAACGATGATGAAATGTTCCAACTTGTACACGATATGCGTACTAGAGTTGTTACTTCTCCTTCATTCTCTGCAGATAAAATTTTAGGTGCGATTCTTTTCGAACAAACTATGGATCGTGAAGTTGAAGGCAAATATACTGGTGACTACTTAACTGATAAAGGCGTTGTTCCTTTCTTAAAAGTAGACAAAGGTTTAGCTGAGCAACAAAACGGTGTTCAATTAATGAAACCTATCAATGATTTAGATGAGACTTTAGATCGCGCGGTTGAACGTCACATCTTCGGCACAAAAATGCGTTCTAATATCTTAGAATTAAACGAACAAGGTATTAAAGACGTGGTTGAACAACAATTTGAAATCGCTGAAAAAATCATTGCTAAAGGTTTAGTACCAATCATCGAACCTGAAGTTAATATTAATGCTAAAGACAAAGCTCAAATTGAAGAAGTATTAAAAGAGGAACTTAAAAAAGGTTTAGATGCTTTAAACGAAGATCAATTAGTAATGTTAAAATTAACAATCCCAACTAAAGCTAACTTATACAAAGAATTAGCAGATCATCCAAATGTTGTACGTGTGGTTGTATTATCAGGCGGTTACAGCAGAGACGAAGCTAACAAATTATTAAAAGATAACGACGAATTAATCGCAAGCTTCTCACGTGCATTAGCAAGTGACTTACGCGCTAGCCAATCACAAGAAGAATTTGATAAAGCATTAGGCGAAGCAGTAGACTCAATCTACGACGCATCAGTAAATAAAAACTAA
- a CDS encoding FAD-dependent oxidoreductase, protein MKYVVVGTSHAGYEVIETLLKEDSNAEIEVFESGDKPSFLSCGIQSYLEDVAPSLDSLHYASEKSYKDQGVNIHTNSTVTDLDTDKKVITVEQNGQSNEVSYDKLFLSPGGKPVTPPVEGIDKYNNVFFMRGREWADKIKQRMPQAKKAVVVGGGYIGIEAAEAFAKAGIETTIVDIADRILSTYLDKEFTDILEGNSEKHGLYFKGGETVQSLSGDNDSNVTKVVTDKTEYEADTVLFAVGVAPATEWLDGKIDLGKKGIINIDHQQRTSAKDVYAGGDATLIPFAPIEEDRYIALATNSRRQGVVAAKNMAGKDMTMPRVSGTSGLQLFDYKFGQTGVHGSEADSYDGSLGQKYVEELIHPKFRQDDTTIHMKVIYDEDSHKILGGQVMSTENVTDAINVISVAISAGFTLEQLAVQDFFFQPDYDRPWHYLNVLAQQALDDTFGSDKMLF, encoded by the coding sequence ATGAAATATGTAGTTGTTGGTACTTCACATGCAGGATATGAAGTAATTGAAACACTTTTAAAAGAAGATTCAAATGCTGAAATTGAAGTATTCGAAAGTGGAGACAAACCTTCTTTCTTATCTTGTGGTATTCAAAGTTATTTAGAAGATGTGGCGCCATCACTTGATTCATTACACTATGCTTCCGAAAAATCTTATAAAGATCAAGGCGTAAATATTCACACAAATAGCACTGTTACTGATTTAGATACTGATAAAAAAGTGATTACAGTAGAACAAAATGGCCAATCAAATGAAGTTTCATATGACAAATTATTCCTAAGCCCAGGTGGTAAACCTGTCACACCACCTGTAGAAGGCATTGATAAATATAATAATGTCTTCTTTATGCGTGGTCGTGAGTGGGCAGATAAAATTAAACAACGCATGCCTCAAGCTAAAAAAGCTGTGGTAGTAGGCGGTGGCTACATTGGCATTGAAGCTGCTGAAGCTTTTGCTAAAGCTGGTATAGAAACTACAATTGTTGATATTGCTGACAGAATTTTAAGCACTTATCTTGATAAAGAATTCACTGATATTCTAGAGGGAAATTCTGAAAAACATGGTCTTTACTTTAAAGGTGGCGAAACTGTTCAATCACTTTCAGGAGATAACGACAGCAATGTTACTAAAGTTGTAACTGATAAAACTGAATACGAAGCAGATACAGTCTTATTCGCAGTTGGTGTAGCACCTGCTACTGAATGGCTAGATGGCAAAATTGATTTAGGCAAAAAAGGTATTATTAACATCGATCATCAACAACGAACTTCTGCAAAAGACGTATATGCAGGTGGGGATGCAACACTTATTCCATTTGCACCGATTGAAGAAGATCGCTATATTGCCCTAGCAACTAATTCACGTCGACAAGGTGTAGTAGCAGCTAAAAATATGGCTGGCAAAGATATGACAATGCCACGCGTTTCAGGTACATCTGGATTACAATTATTTGATTATAAATTTGGTCAAACAGGTGTACATGGTTCTGAAGCAGATAGCTATGACGGCAGTCTAGGCCAAAAATATGTCGAAGAACTTATTCATCCTAAATTTAGACAAGACGATACAACTATTCACATGAAAGTGATTTACGATGAAGATAGCCATAAAATTTTAGGTGGACAAGTGATGTCTACTGAAAATGTAACTGATGCTATCAATGTAATCTCTGTAGCGATATCAGCTGGTTTTACTTTAGAACAGTTAGCGGTTCAAGATTTCTTCTTCCAACCTGATTATGATCGTCCATGGCATTATCTCAATGTACTGGCACAACAAGCATTAGACGATACATTTGGAAGCGATAAAATGTTATTCTAA
- a CDS encoding LPXTG cell wall anchor domain-containing protein — MRKVSLIVSTVLTSTVLLTVTNPSHASATEFVTQDNAQQVATMAMSNSGGNPDLQNFKKAVDKGDYFEIISQNKLNAGNGVYKVYKTGEVEYKNDKYSQFNKLQDGETHAEHGIAKAAEIEPQHKEESKIASVDCARELNTYYVGNVDSSEVPSTKKVNKHKSKQHDSHKSLPQTGEASHEQSSQLFGGLFLLLGSALMINRTNKKVS, encoded by the coding sequence GTGAGGAAGGTCTCTCTAATTGTATCAACTGTTTTAACAAGTACAGTTTTATTAACTGTAACAAATCCATCTCATGCATCTGCTACAGAATTTGTAACGCAAGATAATGCTCAACAAGTTGCAACAATGGCGATGTCAAACAGTGGAGGCAACCCTGATTTACAAAACTTCAAAAAAGCAGTAGATAAGGGCGATTACTTTGAAATCATCAGTCAAAATAAATTAAATGCTGGGAACGGGGTTTACAAAGTCTATAAAACTGGTGAAGTAGAATATAAAAATGATAAATACAGTCAATTTAATAAACTTCAAGATGGAGAAACACATGCTGAACACGGTATAGCTAAAGCAGCTGAGATTGAACCTCAACATAAAGAAGAATCAAAAATCGCTTCAGTAGATTGCGCACGCGAACTTAATACGTACTATGTAGGTAATGTAGATTCTTCAGAAGTCCCTTCCACTAAAAAAGTAAATAAACACAAATCAAAGCAACATGACTCACACAAATCTTTACCTCAAACGGGTGAAGCATCACATGAACAATCCAGTCAATTATTCGGCGGTTTATTCCTTTTATTAGGAAGCGCCTTAATGATAAATAGAACAAATAAAAAAGTTTCATAA
- a CDS encoding MetQ/NlpA family ABC transporter substrate-binding protein, whose product MKKWLSVISILVLIIVLAGCGKDKEDNKKITVAASPAPHGDVLKKAKDQLKKKGYDLEVKEVNDYKVPNKLLDKGDVDANFFQHVPYLKAEKKSHGYKIEELGKVFTTPMGVYSKKYKHLKDIPEGSTIYVSNNPAEEGRFLSFFVDEGLIKLKKGIKIEDAKFEDIAENKKNLKFNHQQGAEFLPKTYKNGEGAAVIMNSNYAIDNGLKPSKDAIVIEGKSSPFANIIAVQEGHKKDKKFQELLKVMQSKEIKDYIKKEYGDDVIPYESN is encoded by the coding sequence TTGAAAAAATGGTTGAGTGTTATCAGTATTTTAGTATTAATTATAGTTTTAGCAGGTTGTGGCAAAGATAAAGAGGATAATAAAAAAATTACTGTTGCAGCATCACCTGCACCACATGGAGACGTCTTAAAAAAAGCTAAAGATCAATTAAAGAAAAAAGGTTATGATTTAGAAGTAAAAGAAGTGAATGATTATAAAGTGCCGAATAAACTATTGGATAAAGGCGACGTAGATGCTAACTTCTTCCAACATGTCCCTTATTTGAAAGCTGAAAAGAAAAGTCATGGTTATAAAATTGAAGAGTTAGGCAAAGTGTTTACAACACCAATGGGAGTGTACAGTAAAAAATATAAACATTTAAAAGATATTCCAGAAGGTTCTACTATTTATGTATCTAATAATCCAGCAGAAGAAGGTCGATTTTTATCTTTCTTTGTTGATGAAGGATTAATTAAACTTAAAAAAGGCATCAAAATTGAAGATGCAAAATTTGAAGATATTGCTGAAAATAAAAAGAACTTGAAATTTAATCATCAACAAGGGGCAGAATTTTTACCTAAAACATATAAAAATGGGGAAGGTGCAGCTGTCATAATGAATTCAAACTATGCAATAGATAATGGTTTGAAACCTTCTAAAGATGCCATTGTAATAGAAGGTAAATCATCACCGTTTGCCAATATCATCGCCGTGCAAGAAGGTCATAAAAAGGACAAAAAGTTCCAAGAACTATTAAAAGTAATGCAATCTAAAGAAATTAAAGACTATATTAAAAAAGAATATGGTGATGATGTTATCCCATACGAAAGTAATTAG
- a CDS encoding aspartate aminotransferase family protein, with protein sequence MSKAEELIKEDGRYFAASGRIKYYPLAIDHGYGATLVDVDGKEYIDLLSSASSQNVGHAPKRVTDAIKKQAEKFIHYTPAYMYHEPAVKLSKKLCEIAPGDYEKRVTFGLSGSDANDGIIKFARAYTGRPYIISFTNAYHGSTFGSLSMSAISLNMRKHYGPLLNGFYHIPFPDKYRGMYERPATNTVEEYLAPLKEMFAKYVPAEEVACIVVETIQGDGGLLEPVEGYFEALEALCHEHGILLAVDDIQQGLGRTGTWSSVEHFNFTPDLITFGKSLAGGLPMSAIVGRKEIIDSLEAPAHLFTTGANPVSCEAALATLEMIEEDELLTASSEKGYHVRQRMDQWVEKYQYVGDVRGIGLSIGIDIVSDKQTKTRASNEALKICNYCFDHGVVIIAVAGNVLRFQPPLVITYEQLDHALDVIEDALQALEKGQLDNYSIEGQGW encoded by the coding sequence ATGAGTAAGGCAGAGGAACTAATTAAAGAAGACGGGCGATATTTTGCAGCATCTGGGAGAATAAAATATTACCCATTAGCTATTGATCATGGATACGGAGCAACATTAGTGGACGTGGATGGGAAAGAATATATTGATTTGCTTTCGAGTGCAAGTTCTCAAAATGTGGGTCATGCACCAAAACGCGTCACTGATGCGATTAAGAAACAGGCAGAGAAATTTATTCATTATACTCCTGCTTATATGTACCATGAACCAGCAGTGAAGTTATCTAAAAAGTTATGCGAGATTGCGCCAGGGGATTATGAAAAGCGTGTCACATTTGGGTTGAGTGGCTCGGATGCCAATGATGGGATTATTAAATTTGCACGTGCCTATACCGGTCGTCCTTATATCATTAGTTTTACGAATGCGTATCATGGGTCAACGTTTGGTTCCCTCTCTATGTCGGCGATTAGTTTGAATATGCGTAAACACTATGGCCCATTGCTGAATGGCTTTTACCATATTCCTTTTCCAGATAAATATAGAGGGATGTATGAACGACCAGCTACGAATACGGTCGAAGAATATCTCGCACCGCTTAAAGAAATGTTTGCGAAATATGTGCCAGCTGAAGAAGTGGCGTGTATCGTGGTTGAAACCATTCAAGGTGACGGAGGCTTACTAGAACCGGTAGAAGGTTATTTTGAAGCACTTGAGGCTTTGTGTCACGAACATGGTATTTTACTTGCGGTAGACGACATCCAACAGGGGCTTGGTCGTACGGGTACTTGGAGTTCGGTAGAGCATTTCAACTTTACGCCAGATTTAATTACGTTTGGCAAGTCACTAGCTGGGGGTTTACCGATGTCAGCCATTGTTGGACGTAAAGAAATTATCGATAGTTTAGAAGCACCAGCACATCTGTTTACAACCGGTGCAAACCCAGTAAGTTGTGAAGCGGCTTTAGCTACGCTAGAGATGATTGAAGAAGATGAGTTATTAACTGCTAGTTCTGAAAAGGGATACCACGTACGTCAGCGCATGGATCAATGGGTAGAGAAATATCAATACGTAGGCGATGTACGAGGCATAGGTTTATCAATTGGTATTGATATTGTGTCAGATAAACAAACGAAGACGAGAGCCTCTAATGAAGCATTGAAGATTTGCAATTACTGTTTTGATCATGGCGTCGTAATTATCGCAGTAGCAGGGAACGTCCTACGCTTCCAACCGCCATTAGTTATTACGTATGAACAACTTGATCACGCTTTAGATGTTATAGAAGATGCACTACAAGCATTGGAAAAAGGACAACTAGATAACTATAGTATCGAAGGTCAAGGTTGGTAA
- a CDS encoding amino acid permease: protein MASIFKNFTRKEDPTIYQNKDGHLKRTLRARDFLALGVGTIVSTAIFTLPGVVAAEHAGPAVALSFLLAAIVAGLVAFSYAEMASTMPFAGSAYSWINVLFGEFAGWVAGWALLAEYFIAVAFVASGFSANLRGLISPLGIVLPKSLSNPFGADGGVIDIIAALVIIVTAIILSRGVTEAARVENVLVILKVFAIILFVIVGLTAIQASNYVPFIPEHKVTENGDFGGWQGIYAGVSMIFLAYIGFDSIAANSAEAINPEKTMPRGILGSLAVAIVLFVAVALVLVGMFHYSKYAGNAEPVGWALRQSGHGIIAAVIQAISVIGMFTALIGMMLAGSRLLYSFGRDGLLPSWLSKLNHKHLPNRALLILTIIGVLIGSMFPFAFLAQLISAGTLVAFMFVSLAMYSLRKREGKDLPVPAFKVPGFPVLPVITFILVLLVFWGLSFDAKLYTLIWFLVGIVIYTFYGVRHSKKNDEKDYVVPKD from the coding sequence ATGGCCAGTATTTTTAAAAATTTTACCCGAAAAGAAGATCCCACTATCTATCAAAATAAAGATGGACACTTAAAACGTACTTTACGTGCTCGAGATTTTCTTGCATTAGGTGTAGGTACAATTGTATCAACAGCTATTTTCACATTACCAGGAGTTGTAGCTGCTGAACATGCAGGTCCTGCAGTAGCATTATCATTCTTATTAGCTGCAATTGTGGCAGGTTTAGTAGCTTTTTCATATGCAGAAATGGCGTCAACTATGCCATTTGCTGGTTCGGCATATTCTTGGATTAACGTATTATTTGGAGAGTTCGCTGGATGGGTAGCCGGATGGGCACTTCTTGCCGAGTACTTCATTGCCGTCGCCTTTGTAGCTTCCGGTTTTTCCGCAAACTTGCGTGGACTTATTTCACCATTAGGTATTGTCTTACCTAAATCATTGTCCAATCCTTTTGGTGCTGATGGAGGCGTGATTGATATTATCGCGGCACTCGTGATCATCGTCACAGCTATTATTTTATCTCGTGGTGTGACTGAGGCGGCACGTGTGGAAAACGTCTTAGTTATTTTAAAAGTATTTGCGATTATTTTATTCGTTATAGTAGGTTTAACAGCTATTCAAGCGTCTAACTATGTACCATTTATTCCTGAACATAAAGTGACTGAAAACGGTGACTTTGGTGGATGGCAAGGTATTTATGCTGGGGTATCAATGATTTTCTTAGCATATATCGGCTTTGACTCAATCGCTGCAAACTCTGCAGAAGCTATCAATCCTGAGAAAACAATGCCTCGCGGTATCTTAGGTTCTTTAGCAGTTGCGATTGTATTATTCGTAGCAGTAGCATTAGTATTAGTAGGTATGTTCCATTATTCTAAATATGCAGGTAACGCTGAACCTGTAGGTTGGGCATTACGTCAAAGTGGACATGGTATTATCGCAGCAGTTATCCAAGCGATTTCAGTCATTGGTATGTTTACTGCCTTAATCGGTATGATGTTAGCTGGTTCACGTTTACTTTACTCATTCGGACGTGACGGACTATTACCATCTTGGTTATCAAAATTAAACCACAAACATTTACCAAATAGAGCTCTATTAATTTTAACAATTATTGGGGTGTTAATTGGTTCAATGTTCCCATTCGCATTCTTAGCGCAATTAATTTCAGCGGGTACGTTAGTAGCTTTCATGTTCGTATCACTTGCAATGTATAGCTTAAGAAAACGTGAAGGTAAAGATTTACCAGTACCAGCGTTTAAAGTACCAGGTTTCCCAGTATTACCAGTTATCACATTTATTCTTGTTTTACTTGTGTTCTGGGGCTTAAGCTTTGATGCTAAGCTTTATACTTTAATTTGGTTCCTTGTGGGTATTGTTATTTACACATTCTATGGTGTAAGACACTCTAAGAAAAATGACGAAAAAGATTACGTTGTACCTAAAGACTAA